In Babesia microti strain RI chromosome IV, complete genome, the sequence TCTATACTTATTCTCATCCAACTACAAAAAGGATCCATttgttgaaattgtttCTGAACGTTGCTTCGTTTCAGTTTTTTCTCAGTCACAAGGTAgttaaatgtttataaaGATTCATGGAGTGATTCGAAAACATGTTCCGTGGCTTCGATATTTATATTGCCGCCTAAAATTGTGGATGACAACAACGAAGAAACTAGTCTGCTGTTGAGTGACAGGTTGATTGTGGAGGCGGGGTTATTCGTAAAGTAATTACTATCTTTATTTATCACGATAAAAAAACTATCAATTACGTGAAATAGATACggatattatatcatttttgttaaataaagCATTCTTTCCACctattaatttgataaatgatatataagCGATTAGACATAAGTCTTAAACGTTCATATTAGCATATCTATAATTATGcgattaatttattcaacGAGAATAAGAATgatttaatgaattatgGTCATCAATCAgcaataataattcataataatCTATATGATGTGTAATCTTTGATATACTCAGATGTATGTAAAAGCTGGTCATTGAATAAgtgttaaatttgaagaattaaaacaaaccacctatttaaatttatttaattgaaattcaaagtaaaaataattatagtatcaataataaatagaAATATAAGAAGAGAAGAAAATTACTTTGAAGGATTTTACAATGTTcctaaatatttacaacattatATTGCgtaaaatattgtataagtttatataaatattccATTGGGCGGGCACAGTGTATAAATTATGGGTTATAAGCATCTGTAGGAGTAAAAGCttctatatataattgttgGGCATGTTTACTATGGTACCGGAATCGGAGGGTGTTGAACATGAGGAGTCTGGGAACGAGTACCAAATTCAGAACGGAAATTCATACAATCTAAACTATGAGAActtcaatttaaattgtacGAATTTGGATGGGGAACATAGTGTTAATGACCTGCCCAGCACGCTTCTTCGAGTCAAACTTTACGAAGTTGACATACAATCAGTACGTCTAATTAACAATCAGAGCAAATGGATTGATAAGGGTACTGGTAGATGTCGTGTGGAGGAATCTTTCATTGGGGAATCGCCGAAGTTGATTGTTAAGTCGGAAGATGACCCGAATGTTTTTATCGCTAACACTTATATAAAGGACAACACAGACTATGCCTGTCAAAATGGTACGTACTCATTTGgtttatttagattcaATAATTACTTGGCAAGATGGAGCAAATCCGGAACTTGTCAGGGCTCTAAGTTTCCAAAATCCAATAGGACATCATGCTATATGGTAAACAtgtgaatatatttattatatgtacATATAATGAATGTAGTTATTCGCCTatctattatttaatatatccaaatataATCTTCATTctcataaaattatctataaCCCTAAAAAGTCCAAATACcctaataattaaatatcaaaCCATAAGCACAAAGAATGAGAGCATAAAAGCGAAGAGAACTCCATAAATCACTGGATTATTTCCCCTAGACTTCCTTTGTCTCTATCCCAGTTTgatttttcataaaatatGATGGCAACCTAATTTTATGGtgtaatatgtttaatgaatttgttcaaaAGGATTCGAAGATAAGGATTTTAGATCAACTCAGGTAGTTTTTTGAGAGCAATTGTTGGATTTTCCGAGTATTTGCCCCAACAAAAAAGAGCTATCAAAACTCTGTTGTACAAGGaaatatatagatataatattatttttctCTGTGTCGCGCTTGTTTCCTAAagaaaataataacaaatatgaATTGTGggatattatattcaaatcAACATTAcaacaacaatttgattgttaatgatatattgttgGTTATCACGTGAGACGagaatttatattacaaaGGCATGATAGTTAGTTCCACAAAAAGTGAACATGATTTTTATCCATATGTTTTTGGAATCTGGCtatagtatattttatgaGGTTATTATcatgatataatatatcatatcTAAATACATCAGATAAATATACACACCTTTTATACTATATATGATACTAATTCAggaattatataaatatggtAATAACTGGTAAGAGAACGTATTCTAACCAAAAACAATCCACTACGGATTCCGATACGACTTACAAGGGagatgatgataatattgaGCTTGACGCATTCCGTGTACTTCCAATTATCAATGCCTATAGTATTGACCGATTAGAACACGAAATAGATGCTGCACTTGCGGATAATGAGAACTCTGAGGAGATTTacattgatataattgataagGCATGGTTGAAGATGTTGTTCAACTTCATGAACAATTGTATctacaataaaaaatacCAAATAGTATCTAAAATCGCATATATTTTGAGAcgtatattattaaattggtGTGGCAATCTTGAGTTGATGCAAATTATTGTTTCAGACGAGATGTTTTTCGACTTCCTCAGGGCTTTTGAATGTAAGGGgatacatattatttagatgatCGGGAGTTAATTGGACAAGGAATTGTGTTAAACCATGTCAAGTTTTTTAAATGTGCAAGGTTTATCGACATAGTAAATGTTCCTAATCctaatttcataaaatgTATCAGTAACGCTTACAGGTTGTCATATATAAAAGATGTCATTCTACCGCGCCATTTGGACGAGTTTTCAATACAGCGAATGAataatgtcatttttaacaatatgtCAGACATTTTGACTTTAATAGTTAATCAAGGAAGGCATTTTTTTCAGGAACTCAAAAATAAGCTGCTGAAAAATTACCATGTAGGATTGTTTTTAAAGGAGCTGCTAATATGTGCCAGAAATAATCAGCAGCTAAGTCAACCAGAACGTAATTCACTGATTCTGATGGTTAGACATTATCACATACTAAATGACCTAATATCTTATATGGATGGCAGTTGCGAAGCATGCAAGTTCTATGAGGAGAACGTTAAACCTATAAATTCCAATTCTATGCTGGAgtacaaaaatattaaggATTCCATGGCAAAACTGGTAGGAAACTCCCAGATTTGTGAAAGGTACAAACATGAATCGGGAGAGGAGGATGGATATAGACCCAATCTGCTAAACACCTCGTGCCATTTGACCCCTGATCCAGTGACCCTTGCCACggaaataatatatatatgcacAGATAGCTTCCCGGCAGTAGTTAGAGCTGCGATCTTTGCAAATGCTGAGAAAAGTGAAACTCACGAGCCACTTTTGATGCTTCAATTGTGTAAGGTGATTGTAGAGTCATATAATGATGCTATCCAGTCCCAGTGTAAAGATATTATAGTAAGGCTGATAGACTCTAGGCATATGGACTTGCCTGAAAAAGATGAAATTTGTACACTGTTTTATGACAAAGGGGTACTGGATTAtcttttaaatataatttatactCCATTGGAATGTTTAGACGCTTATGACTATAAGAGACTCCATAATGCTAAATTGGAAGCGGTTGACATATTGTCAACTTGCGTTAAAGAACATAAGCATAGATTTAAACTGAGGATTCAGAGCCAAAAGATTCCTTTAAAGGTAGTGGTAGCTATGAGTAAGCCATACGACAAGTTTTTAGCCTTAGGTGTCATCAAGTTTATAAAGTCATGCCTACAGCTCAAAGTATgtaatttaatgatatagGATGGGTTTGTTGAGAAGCATATATGCCAACACAACATTTTACGCATAGTTATCTGGATCCTTAGGAATTTAAAGGGTAATATTAAGGGTAGTGACTATTCTGACACGTTTAAAAGAGGGAATCTAGTAGAATCTGCGTGCTTGGACCTACTGAATTTCATTGAAAATAACTCTATTGAGTGCCTAATAATATGGCTTTTTGAAGATCGCAAGTGTAAACTATGGCTTCAGGGTATCAAGGATTATTATCCtattgtgaaaattttggagAAGAAATATGAATTCACAGTTAACAATTCAAAACGTCCATTAGTGTTATCTAAGGACGTAGATGATAGTTGGTTTGAGGAGGAAGAAGATTTGGACGACACTTATGATGTTATGGAGTGCGATGCACTACCTGATTACACCATATCAAATCATTCAACTGAATTTAGTGCTTACAATTCTTCAAGTCTGGTTGAAGGTTATGATGACGAAGACGATATATTTCCAACTAAGCAAACAGCAAGCATGGaggatgaatttattaaatcGCCGATTAAATTATCCCAAGACAAGGTGCCGGTCAAACGTATTAATATTGTTTTGGACACTAGCCATTAGTTTTTGCTAACGTCAAGAATACTAGAAATGgcaaattgtattttaatcTGTAATGATGTATAACATTGTCTAAACACTAATTATGTGACCAAagtattaataatttcaatttaaacGCTTTTAATGCGTttgttttgtatatttatttgcgtattttgcgataattatTGCCAAcagaatttaaaattttgaaggtTATTCTAACATAGTTTATTTTagattatttgtatattaattattttagaGAATCGATGTCAAAATGCGTCCTACTAACTTTAAAGAATATtgattgtatttattttcgagtatatgatattaacgtttatacaataattatatgtatattaatgtgtatttaccaatttaaatattgtaaaaattactaaCAGATCgttttgattattttaccaaattgttattgatatatgtgtaattttatatgatagtttttatattgtatataatatgtgAGTTATCAATTAAGCAAACATTTTGAATGACtgattatttgtaataaattttcagatctatttaattaaatcggataatatttaatcattataaaaatatcattctATGAGTAATAGATAAAGTGCATAGATaatgattaaaatataaatgaataaatcAGAGTTGAGACTAATAAGCTAATTATTACCAACAATTAATCGGCCTATTAGACGAATCAAGCATTGGGCATATGACAACAGAATAACCGATTGGAATTATTTCATGCgtaattattaatgtataatttaacaaCTTGCCGTCAAACCACTAGACATTTAACGTTggtaacattttaaatcatCCCATTTTGTGTCAAGTGATAAATGcaattgtaatattgtaaataatagaTAGCTCTTATACAAAGTATCGCCAGCAAATAGCATAATCACTGTATTATAAGTGCCATGGATGCAAGATTCTCATGCCTGTTGGATTGTACGAATGAGGACAAAATAATGACCCATTTTAGCTTTACCAATTGCAATGACTTGAGAAATGTTGAGAATCATACGCACAAAGATGTTTTGGAATTGAGCAATTCAGTCcctaataattttaatgctGCTGCATACTTAAATTCTGTGCTAAATATCACAGTTAAACAGGCAGAAGAGTTACTGAACGGTGATGTATCTTCCATCACATATGCCCCGGCGTACGAGATAGATATTACATACACAGCAAGGTACAATAATGGGTAAAAAGCGGCTTATTTAGCACAATTTTATCTGGAATATCTCAAAATTGCCCATTGCTAACATcaattaatgaattgattaattcaGGCAGTTTAACTATTGGCGATATTTCTAGGGTACTAAAGGTTAAGTTCAACCCTGAATTTACCAATTCCATAACTCACATATCTGCTAGGTACAAAAGAAAGCTTAGGTTTAAGGAAAATAATACACTAATTTGTACCATATCATTAATTCATAAAGGTACTAATACTGACATCGCATACGATTATTACCTACCAAGATCTTTTAATGGTACacatcaattaatttaggcaCTGTACTTGagtataataaaaatttggaaattgatACAACGAACTTGTACTTGAGGGTAAAAACTGTCTGATATAGCCATTAGACAAGGGCTGGATTATACTGGGATTAGATACCAGCAAAGAATCTGGCATCTACAGCAAGTAACTATGGGTCgaataatgaaaatattgcaataattttattcccaaaataattaaaaattaatatacaatctcTAGTATCAATACAGCAAGTCTGGTAGTAATTTACACGTGCTAGTAAACACATTTCCATCAAAGTCGCGCGTAACGACATTACCCTTCAAACCTAGGTAAATGAATTACTTTACCTTCGTTTGCATCTTTAAGAGTCCTTTGCAGTTCAGTCTTGTTAATTATAGCATGGCGCACCGTGCGAGTTGACAACAAGTAGTGCATTAGAAATAAAGCGTGAATTCCAAATAttggtatatatattgaatagCTAGCATTACCCACACTCAGAAGTAAAAGTATACGCATGTAAATTGACATAAAAACTCTTCTTGTGTGCACCCATGAGAGCATGATGTTAAGCctttattaaaaatgtttcattttcaatgtaTTTGATATTATGCCTACCTATAGGTTGACACCACGTAATTGCCAGAGAAATATTTGTACATAGATTTTGGCAATAGAAGGTTTTGAGCAGTAACAAGCAAAATGAGTGTATTAGTAGGTATCACACCAACTTGATCCCTGGTATCACCAAAATTGTCCGTTGAGAGGATTATGTAGCTGTTAAACTGTTTTCCTAGGATCGCCGAAATGAAAGGGTACATATTGGAAAGTAGATTAATacactaaattaattgcataACTTACTGGCCAGATAGCGAATACACAAAGAATATGATTACCCAATGATTTCATAATCATAAGGTTTAAATTCGTCACTATCATGTTTAGCAGTTTGGACTGGGAGAAAAGAGATAACATTGCGATAAAAGATAAAAACCTAATGGCAGCGAATAGCCCGCTGAATATTGCTTCAAAAAGAGTTGTAATTGTTACGAAGCATGcgaaatttaacaaaaaaataGCTGCAATTACTGCAATAACCAAATGTCCATAGGTCTTATCAATCTGTGCTGTTGCATCCGTGCTATCTGCTGTAAAATAAGCAGTGATGAAATCAGTGTTATAACTATTGTGATTGGTGGCAAAGTTAAAAAGAAGTACAAACAAGATCTTGAGAAATACAAAAGAAATATATGGAAATATAATCCTAAGTTTGTAATTAAACTGGACGCAAGTTGGGTTTAGGAAGTGATGTAAGTCTGTTTTGGATGAGAATTCAAGGCTAGAAGTAAtcttatacaaatattcGAACAAATTGGGACTTAAACAAATACCAGATTTACTGAAATAATTCTTATTGCTAATTGAATGCAGTGCTTACCTTTCCTTGGATGACCATAAATAGTTCTGATTATCTACCTTGTCAAACTGTTTAGATTTGATTGAAAATTGAGTTTTGACAGatccaatttttttaagATCAAATTTGTTTTCGGATAGATGACCTGACATTGATTCATTTGACTTGAGTAACTTGGGGATTATGGATATGGAGCTGAATAGCCCGAAATACAAAACTATAGagtagatatttttgatcaGAAAAATAGAAAACCCTAAATGTTCCAGATATTACCAGAGTTTTTAGTAATATAAATGGCTACAATGCGACAAGATCCAATTAATACATCAACGAACCAAGTGCCGACAATTATAGCATTCTTCCTACAATACCTAACGTCTCCACTGGAATTAATATCTTCATTGGCTCCAATTGAAATACTATGTGTCGAATCTGGCAAATTAAGATACTTTTCAACTCCCATACGGGGAAAAGAATATCCATGGAAGTAGAGTGATATTACATATCCGAAAAGAACAAAATGACCCAAAAATTGCACATTTCTCTCGAAAATGAAGTTATGTGTTGCATCTATAATGTCcattaaatcaataaatacCCGCAGCGCCAATTCAATGTGTAACATGTGCTCAATTGAGATTTTCCGTATACCATTGTAGATCATTGTCCCTATTTGAAAAATCCATAACACATAAATCAACACTGTCAATGAGTTAACTAATGAAATCTCATTCCCCATAGATACCAATCCCCTCAACAGAAGTGCCTTATCAGATATACCCGTAGGTAAAATGAACAgataaatgaatataattttaaagaTCAGCAAACGGGTGTGTGCAGCCCAGCATCTGGCACCTTGGATAACTAATAAACGGGGAGTGCTATTGTACAGGAtgtaaatgataaaaaatatgtcaATCACCAGTACTGACCATAATGCCACACTGTATGTTGTTAGGTAGCAGGTAAAAATCACCTGCTGCATCAGTGACAGCGCTGTATTCAAAATGTAGGAGAACGTACTCCATTTGATTATAACTTTAGacatattaacaattattgaaaatagCTATTAAGCTATTCCCACAATTCTAATGTTAACTAGGCCACATGGTACCTAATAGTGAGTGAATTGTGGTGTAAACACGCGATATATGACACTAGTGGTTACATGGCAGGAATCACATAATATTGACTGATAAACGGCGTGTAGGGTctgttatatattgtattttaagCCAGTGTTGATGGATGGGGAAAAAATTCATTCCGGAAGCGTGAGAGAAAAAAGACCCCAGAAGTACAGCCGTGACCCATAATCACATAACAAGTACaacaatcaattattatttgttgtacCTGCAAtactaatttttacaatctctactctatatttaaataaatactaaATTGTGACAATGGTTAGGCTAAGCGGAAAGTGCAAATGGTTCAATTCTATAAAGGGCTACGGCTTCATAACCCTGGAAACAGGAGAGGATGTTTTCGTGCATCAAAGTGAAATTCACGCTGTGGGTTTCAGAAGTTTAGCTGAAAATGAACCAGTAGAACTGGAAGTTATCAATGAAGATAATAGGAAGAAAGCAGTTAAGGTTACGGGCCCAAAGGGTGACTATGTCAAGGGTGCTGATGATACTCGTTATAACGATGGCTTTAACCCCCGAAGCTCTGGTTACAGAAGTGGCAATGGCAGCGGTGGTAGCTACAGAAATAATGATTACAATGACAGATACTAAGCAAAACAAATTCGTGTATTTAACGATTAGAACACATTAGCAAAGAAGTGTGAAAAAGAAATACTATTGCAAATGACATGAGTGGACACTCAAAATTGAGTGTCatgataatgaaataaaatgtaGTAATTCAATGAAAAGATGGAACAGATAAAACAGAAATGTGATTAATTATCGTTTGAATGCAAACCATGATTATTTAGTTGTTTAGATATGACAAAAGTacttataatatatataggCTTACTTTagtttacaaatttacattgaATGATGCAATTGATATTGAGTAGTTTGCAAACATATATTCTACTAATTTTCCCCCctgttataaatataaagaATCGTTTGAAAAATAGCGTGATGATACATATACACTATTTATATGCCTATAATATAGATTAAATTcatatgtaaaaaatatagtGCAAATTTACTGGTGTGTCACCATGGCCTCTTCCACAACTAGGATGCTGCGGTTATTCCAACCATCCAGGCGCAAGTTTACCACTAAAGTTTCCCCATCTGAGATTTCCAAACTTTTGGAAAGTAAAATTTCTGGCTGGAATAATCAGGTATTTTCTTATTGAATGCAGAAGAACATGGGTGAAGTGGGTCATGTCATTAATGTGGGAGATGGGATTGCCCGCGTTTACGGATTGACGCAAGCTAAAGTAGGCGAATTGGTTAGATTTTCCTCCAACGTCGCTGGAATGGTCTTAAACCTAGAGTCTGACAACGTCGGTGTTGTCATATTCGGCGAAGACAGGTAATAAGAAGTTTATTACTAGATCTATACTGGAGGGAGATCAAGTTGAACGAACAGGATCTATTGTTGATGTTCCTGTGGGACCTTCTTTATTAGGAAGGGTTGTTGATCCGCTGGGGAATCCCATTGATGATGGTCCTCCAATCACTTCAAAACTTAGAAGTAGAGTAGAAGTACCAGCTCCTGGCATTATTTCAAGGAAAAGTGTACATGAACCTATGTCTACGGGCCTAAAATGTGTGGATTCGTTGGTGCCAATTGGTAGGGGACAGAGGGAGTTGATCATTGGAGATAGACAAACGGGCAAGACTGCGCTGGCTGGTTAGTATACCAAACATTATTGCACTATTTATTAGATTTTAGTacatattgatatatattacatatgtAATATGCAAAACATcttattattgattattagATACCTAActaataattgaaataatatacacgatttaaattattattatgttatttttacattatttCAGTgcattatattaaatttatacttaaatacaaattcatatattattttcattaccTTTTTTGCCACAGATTcactataattatatcaaatttaagtTTTTCCATATATTTGACAAccacaaattaaaatgttcaCGCATGCACactttaatatttaatgttatattataaaacaatttaaaattatttaaaataagaaatatattaaaatgttattcataattattaactCATCTAtgattgttaattttaatattttttggcaTTTTTTCGATTTTTtcattgaaaatgttacattGATAACTTTAATCTCtattaattaatgatacttttaaatattttaaaactTTCCATATTATCTTCCTAAAATAACGTAGTTgatacaatattaaatcaaAAGGAAATTAACCAGAACAAAGATGAGAAGGATAAGCTCTATTGCATATATGTGGCCATAGGTCAGAAACGATCCACCGTCGCTAGGATTAAGAAGGTTCTAGAAGACCACGGCGCAATGAAATACACTACAATTGTGGCGGCTACGGCGTCTGACCCTGCACCTCTACAATTCCTTGCGCCGTTTTCCGGATGTTCCATGGGCGAAGTAATAATACTAGTGATTTAGTGGTTCAGGGACAATGGTAGACATGCGGTGATCATCTATGATGATTTGTCAAAACAAGCCACAGCATATAGACAAATGTCATTGCTTTTAAGGAGACCTCCTGGACGTGAAGCATATCCTGGAGACATTTTCTACCTCCATTCACGCCTTTTAGAACGCGCTGCTAAGTTGAATGCATCCCATGGATCAGGATCACTAACTGCTCTACCCGTAATTGAAACTCAG encodes:
- a CDS encoding Serine/threonine-protein phosphatase 4 regulatory subunit 3 (overlaps_old_locusTagID:BBM_III05585), yielding MFTMVPESEGVEHEESGNEYQIQNGNSYNLNYENFNLNCTNLDGEHSVNDLPSTLLRVKLYEVDIQSSKWIDKGTGRCRVEESFIGESPKLIVKSEDDPNVFIANTYIKDNTDYACQNDSIITWQDGANPELVRALSFQNPIGHHAIWNYINMVITGKRTYSNQKQSTTDSDTTYKGDDDNIELDAFRVLPIINAYSIDRLEHEIDAALADNENSEEIYIDIIDKAWLKMLFNFMNNCIYNKKYQIVSKIAYILRRILLNWCGNLELMQIIVSDEMFFDFLRAFEYDRELIGQGIVLNHVKFFKCARFIDIVNVPNPNFIKCISNAYRLSYIKDVILPRHLDEFSIQRMNNVIFNNMSDILTLIVNQGRHFFQELKNKLLKNYHVGLFLKELLICARNNQQLSQPERNSLILMVRHYHILNDLISYMDGSCEACKFYEENVKPINSNSMLEYKNIKDSMAKLVGNSQICERYKHESGEEDGYRPNLLNTSCHLTPDPVTLATEIIYICTDSFPAVVRAAIFANAEKSETHEPLLMLQLCKVIVESYNDAIQSQCKDIIVRLIDSRHMDLPEKDEICTLFYDKGVLDYLLNIIYTPLECLDAYDYKRLHNAKLEAVDILSTCVKEHKHRFKLRIQSQKIPLKVVVAMSKPYDKFLALGVIKFIKSCLQLKDGFVEKHICQHNILRIVIWILRNLKGNIKGSDYSDTFKRGNLVESACLDLLNFIENNSIECLIIWLFEDRKCKLWLQGIKDYYPIVKILEKKYEFTVNNSKRPLVLSKDVDDSWFEEEEDLDDTYDVMECDALPDYTISNHSTEFSAYNSSSLVEGYDDEDDIFPTKQTASMEDEFIKSPIKLSQDKVPVKRINIVLDTSH
- a CDS encoding hypothetical protein (overlaps_old_locusTagID:BBM_III05590); its protein translation is MDARFSCLLDCTNEDKIMTHFSFTNCNDLRNVENHTHKDVLELSNSVPNNFNAAAYLNSVLNITVKQAEELLNGDVSSITYAPAYEIDITYTARYNNGTILSGISQNCPLLTSINELINSGSLTIGDISRVLKVKFNPEFTNSITHISARYKRKLRFKENNTLICTISLIHKGTNTDIAYDYYLPRSFNGTVLEYNKNLEIDTTNLYLRPLDKGWIILGLDTSKESGIYSK
- a CDS encoding conserved Plasmodium membrane protein, unknown function (overlaps_old_locusTagID:BBM_III05595), coding for MSKVIIKWSTFSYILNTALSLMQQVIFTCYLTTYSVALWSVLVIDIFFIIYILYNSTPRLLVIQGARCWAAHTRLLIFKIIFIYLFILPTGISDKALLLRGLVSMGNEISLVNSLTVLIYVLWIFQIGTMIYNGIRKISIEHMLHIELALRVFIDLMDIIDATHNFIFERNVQFLGHFVLFGYVISLYFHGYSFPRMGVEKYLNLPDSTHSISIGANEDINSSGDVRYCRKNAIIVGTWFVDVLIGSCRIVAIYITKNSGFSIFLIKNIYSIVLYFGLFSSISIIPKLLKSNESMSGHLSENKFDLKKIGSVKTQFSIKSKQFDKVDNQNYLWSSKESNKNYFSKSGICLSPNLFEYLYKITSSLEFSSKTDLHHFLNPTCVQFNYKLRIIFPYISFVFLKILFVLLFNFATNHNSYNTDFITAYFTADSTDATAQIDKTYGHLVIAVIAAIFLLNFACFVTITTLFEAIFSGLFAAIRFLSFIAMLSLFSQSKLLNMIVTNLNLMIMKSLGNHILCVFAIWPCINLLSNMYPFISAILGKQFNSYIILSTDNFGDTRDQVGVIPTNTLILLVTAQNLLLPKSMYKYFSGNYVVSTYRLNIMLSWVHTRRVFMSIYMRILLLLSVGNASYSIYIPIFGIHALFLMHYLLSTRTVRHAIINKTELQRTLKDANEGLKGNVVTRDFDGNVFTSTCKLLPDLLY
- a CDS encoding Glycine-rich protein 2 (overlaps_old_locusTagID:BBM_III05600), encoding MVRLSGKCKWFNSIKGYGFITLETGEDVFVHQSEIHAVGFRSLAENEPVELEVINEDNRKKAVKVTGPKGDYVKGADDTRYNDGFNPRSSGYRSGNGSGGSYRNNDYNDRY
- a CDS encoding F-type H+-transporting ATPase subunit alpha (overlaps_old_locusTagID:BBM_III05605) translates to MASSTTRMLRLFQPSRRKFTTKVSPSEISKLLESKISGWNNQKNMGEVGHVINVGDGIARVYGLTQAKVGELVRFSSNVAGMVLNLESDNVGVVIFGEDRSILEGDQVERTGSIVDVPVGPSLLGRVVDPLGNPIDDGPPITSKLRSRVEVPAPGIISRKSVHEPMSTGLKCVDSLVPIGRGQRELIIGDRQTGKTALAVDTILNQKEINQNKDEKDKLYCIYVAIGQKRSTVARIKKVLEDHGAMKYTTIVAATASDPAPLQFLAPFSGCSMGEWFRDNGRHAVIIYDDLSKQATAYRQMSLLLRRPPGREAYPGDIFYLHSRLLERAAKLNASHGSGSLTALPVIETQAGDVSAYIPTNVISITDGQIFLESELFYKGIRPAINVGLSVSRVGSAAQTKAMKSVCGTMKLDLAQFREVAAFSQFGSDLDASTQQLITRGRVLTELLKQDQYKPIKTPLQVCIIFCGVQGYLDKIPIDQITKFESEFTSYITTQHQDILSSIETNHVLSQQVEENLRTAIVNFRSNFLKED